In Streptomyces puniciscabiei, a single genomic region encodes these proteins:
- a CDS encoding response regulator — MIDVLVVDDDFRVAEINAKYVGKVPGFRVTARAHSAAQALAAVERGTIDLVLLDHYLPDQTGLDLVHRMREQGHGTDVIMITAASDVTTVQQAMRLGALHYLVKPFTFAALRARLDSYAALRRTVDRVGGHGLTGQEQVDRIFGALRASPAPSAPGLPSGHSEPTTDLICGVLHRADQPLSAHEVAARTGLSRSTAQRYLRHLEQAGRLRLSLKYGDTGRPEHRYAWVAP, encoded by the coding sequence ATGATTGACGTCCTGGTCGTGGACGACGACTTCCGCGTCGCTGAGATAAACGCCAAGTACGTGGGAAAGGTTCCCGGCTTCCGGGTGACCGCCCGCGCGCACAGCGCCGCCCAGGCACTGGCCGCCGTCGAACGCGGCACCATCGACCTGGTCCTGCTCGACCACTACCTGCCGGACCAGACGGGTCTCGATCTCGTGCACCGCATGCGGGAGCAGGGTCACGGCACGGATGTCATCATGATCACCGCGGCAAGCGACGTGACGACCGTGCAGCAGGCGATGCGCCTGGGCGCCCTGCACTACCTGGTCAAACCGTTCACCTTCGCCGCCCTGCGGGCCCGCCTCGACTCCTATGCCGCGCTGCGTCGCACCGTGGACCGGGTCGGCGGCCACGGCCTGACCGGTCAGGAGCAGGTCGACCGGATCTTCGGGGCGCTGCGGGCGTCTCCCGCACCGTCCGCGCCCGGCCTGCCGAGCGGCCACTCGGAGCCGACGACCGATCTGATCTGCGGCGTCCTGCACCGCGCGGACCAGCCGTTGTCCGCCCACGAGGTGGCCGCGCGGACGGGCCTGAGCCGCTCCACGGCCCAGCGCTATCTCCGCCACCTCGAACAGGCCGGCCGGCTCCGGCTCTCCCTGAAGTACGGCGACACCGGCCGGCCTGAGCACCGCTACGCCTGGGTGGCGCCCTGA
- a CDS encoding sucrase ferredoxin — MSRCATVSRSLDEPVSGTAATATTWLLLEQPGPWGAKALTSSHLDRALGRALEAAAGGTGVRIALIRRPGRHADPGGPADRQVYAAHTVPGRVWLHSATIRDPRRLLGLDFAALGAGDHRSFGAALGGRPHRGDPLALVCTNGKRDRCCALLGRPLAAELSASGVRGVWEVTHLGGHRFSPTVLVLPYGYAYGRAGAHTIKEALHGAQEGRVVVEGCRGCSAWERPGQAAELAVRSVAGEYRAGLLSVVRTDGAAPRWEVTVGHADGRRWRVTVAQGASQPPRPESCGAAVLGTPARMDVVAVRELRPTALAS; from the coding sequence GTGAGTAGGTGCGCGACCGTCTCCCGGAGCCTCGACGAGCCCGTCTCCGGTACGGCGGCCACGGCGACGACGTGGCTGCTGCTGGAACAGCCCGGCCCGTGGGGTGCCAAGGCGCTGACTTCGAGCCATCTGGACCGCGCGCTGGGCCGGGCCCTGGAGGCGGCCGCCGGCGGAACCGGCGTCCGCATCGCGCTCATCCGCCGCCCGGGACGCCACGCCGACCCCGGCGGGCCCGCCGACCGGCAGGTGTACGCCGCGCACACCGTGCCGGGCCGCGTCTGGCTGCACAGCGCCACGATCCGTGATCCGCGGCGGCTCCTCGGGCTCGACTTCGCGGCCCTCGGGGCGGGTGACCACCGCTCCTTCGGTGCCGCGCTCGGGGGGCGGCCGCACCGCGGTGACCCGCTCGCCCTCGTGTGCACCAACGGCAAACGCGACCGCTGCTGCGCCCTCCTGGGCCGTCCCCTCGCCGCCGAACTGTCCGCCTCAGGGGTGCGCGGAGTGTGGGAGGTCACCCATCTGGGTGGACATCGCTTCTCGCCGACCGTACTCGTCCTGCCGTACGGCTACGCCTACGGCCGCGCCGGGGCGCACACCATCAAGGAGGCGCTGCACGGCGCTCAGGAGGGGCGCGTGGTGGTCGAGGGATGCCGCGGCTGCTCCGCCTGGGAACGGCCCGGCCAGGCGGCCGAACTGGCCGTCCGGTCGGTGGCGGGCGAGTACCGGGCGGGGCTGCTGAGCGTCGTACGGACCGACGGCGCGGCCCCGCGCTGGGAGGTCACCGTCGGGCACGCCGACGGCCGCCGCTGGCGGGTGACCGTGGCGCAGGGGGCGTCGCAGCCGCCCCGGCCGGAGAGCTGCGGCGCGGCTGTGCTGGGCACACCGGCCCGGATGGACGTCGTGGCGGTGCGCGAGCTGAGGCCGACGGCGCTGGCGAGCTGA
- a CDS encoding response regulator transcription factor, with amino-acid sequence MTETEGEKKPARVVVADDQTVVREGIVMLLGLLPGVEVVGAAGDGEEAVRLVGELAPDVVLMDLRMPRCDGVEATRRIRAQYPGTQVVVLTTYADDESLFPALRAGARGYLTKDAGGDEIVRAVESVLSGDAGLSPSVQRRLLERLSQPEPVPPATVEEPPDGLTARETEVLLLIADGLSNQEIARKLHVSTATVKTHINNLFSKTGLKDRAQAVRYAYSKGLVRPPTQ; translated from the coding sequence ATGACGGAGACGGAGGGGGAGAAGAAGCCCGCGCGGGTGGTGGTCGCCGACGACCAGACCGTGGTCCGGGAGGGCATCGTGATGCTGCTCGGGCTGCTGCCGGGGGTGGAGGTCGTGGGTGCCGCGGGAGACGGCGAGGAGGCGGTGCGCCTGGTCGGGGAACTGGCACCGGACGTCGTCCTGATGGATCTCCGGATGCCCCGCTGCGACGGCGTGGAGGCCACCCGGCGGATCCGGGCGCAGTACCCCGGGACCCAGGTCGTGGTGCTCACCACGTACGCGGACGACGAATCGCTGTTCCCCGCGTTGCGCGCCGGCGCCCGGGGCTATCTGACCAAGGACGCGGGCGGTGACGAGATCGTGCGGGCCGTGGAGAGCGTCCTGTCGGGGGACGCGGGTCTGTCACCCAGTGTCCAGCGTCGGCTGCTGGAGCGGCTGTCCCAGCCCGAGCCCGTCCCGCCGGCGACCGTCGAGGAGCCGCCCGACGGACTGACCGCGCGGGAGACCGAGGTGCTGCTGCTGATCGCCGATGGGCTGAGCAATCAGGAGATCGCCCGCAAGCTGCATGTGTCGACCGCGACCGTGAAGACACACATCAACAACCTGTTCTCCAAAACGGGTCTCAAGGACCGCGCACAGGCGGTGCGTTACGCCTACAGCAAGGGGCTGGTGCGGCCGCCCACACAGTGA
- a CDS encoding ABC transporter permease: MSPEVISTPVVDTAKVPGRAQSRAQAARRRKVVVSAARVLLLVAVLGLWEGLSRAKIIDPFNFSMPSRIWDQIRTWVMHGTAQGSLGEQIWATLQEALLGWVIGVVAGVIFGIALGRIAFLADVLGPYVKVLNSIPRIVLAPVFLIWFGLGPASKVASAVVLVFFPVFFNAFQGAREVDRNLVANARILGASNRRVTLQVVIPSATSWIFTSLHVSFGFALIGAIVGEYIGATKGIGLLVAASQGTFNAAGVYAAMVILAVVALAAEGLLTFAERRIFRWKPAHSD, encoded by the coding sequence ATGTCGCCTGAGGTCATCAGCACGCCGGTCGTCGACACGGCCAAGGTCCCGGGGCGCGCCCAGTCGCGCGCTCAGGCCGCCCGCAGGCGCAAGGTGGTCGTCTCCGCTGCGCGGGTGCTCCTCCTGGTAGCCGTGCTCGGCCTGTGGGAAGGGCTGTCCCGGGCCAAGATCATCGACCCGTTCAACTTCTCGATGCCCTCGCGGATCTGGGACCAGATCCGCACCTGGGTGATGCACGGAACGGCACAGGGCTCGCTGGGCGAGCAGATCTGGGCCACGCTGCAGGAAGCGCTGCTCGGCTGGGTCATCGGTGTCGTCGCCGGTGTGATCTTCGGTATCGCTCTGGGGCGGATCGCCTTCCTCGCCGACGTCCTCGGTCCGTACGTCAAGGTGCTCAACTCCATCCCCAGGATCGTGCTGGCCCCGGTCTTTCTGATCTGGTTCGGCCTGGGCCCCGCCTCCAAGGTCGCGTCGGCCGTGGTGCTGGTGTTCTTCCCGGTGTTCTTCAACGCCTTCCAGGGCGCTCGCGAAGTCGACCGCAATCTGGTCGCCAACGCCCGGATCCTCGGCGCGAGCAATCGCCGGGTGACGCTTCAGGTGGTCATCCCGTCGGCCACCTCCTGGATCTTCACCAGCCTCCACGTCAGCTTCGGCTTCGCCCTCATCGGCGCCATCGTCGGCGAGTACATCGGTGCCACCAAGGGCATCGGCCTACTCGTCGCCGCGTCCCAGGGCACCTTCAACGCCGCCGGTGTCTACGCCGCGATGGTCATCCTCGCCGTCGTCGCCCTCGCCGCCGAGGGCCTGCTGACCTTCGCCGAGCGCCGCATCTTCCGGTGGAAGCCGGCGCACTCCGACTGA
- a CDS encoding solute symporter family protein has protein sequence MTADHQRLALLLFSGFVAVTLGITTWVSRRRQGSAEEFYAGGRLFSPMENGFAIAGDYMSAASFLGVTGLIALYGYDGMLYVVGFLVAWLVVLFLVAELVRNCGRFTLADVVAARMSERPVRIAAGTSSVTVSVLYLVAQMVGAGSLVALLLGRTSGAAQAWAVIGVGALMVIYVSLGGMRATTWIQIVKAVLLLSGTIALTVLVLLRFHGDVDRLLLTAADRSGHGRAFLAPGLKYGGTWTARLDFISLGLALVLGTGGLPHILSRFYTVPTARAARRSAVWSIGLIGGFYLMTIVLGFGAAAVVGTDAVRGSNAAGNTAVPLLALDLGGGAGSTGGTVLFAVVAAVAFATILAVVAGITLASSASVAHDLYASLRRSRGTARSEVAVARWAAVAIGVMAIALGLLARDLNVAFLVGLAFAVAASANLPVLLYSLFWRGFTTRGAVWAVYGGLIPALALVLLSPVVSGSPSSLFPDVDFQYFPLQNPGIVSIPLGFLAGWLGTITSDEVADEAKYAETEVRSLTGAGAA, from the coding sequence GTGACCGCTGATCATCAAAGGCTGGCACTGCTGCTGTTCAGCGGTTTCGTGGCCGTCACCCTCGGGATCACGACGTGGGTGAGCCGTCGACGGCAGGGTTCGGCGGAGGAGTTCTATGCCGGAGGGCGGCTGTTCTCTCCCATGGAGAATGGTTTTGCCATCGCCGGTGACTACATGTCGGCCGCCTCCTTCCTCGGCGTCACCGGGCTCATCGCGCTGTACGGGTACGACGGGATGCTGTACGTCGTGGGCTTCCTGGTGGCCTGGCTGGTGGTGCTGTTCCTGGTGGCCGAACTCGTGCGCAACTGCGGGCGGTTCACCCTGGCCGACGTGGTGGCCGCGCGGATGAGCGAGCGACCGGTGCGGATCGCCGCGGGAACTTCCTCGGTCACCGTGTCCGTCCTGTATCTGGTGGCGCAAATGGTCGGCGCGGGCAGTCTGGTGGCGCTGCTGCTGGGGCGGACGAGCGGGGCTGCGCAGGCCTGGGCGGTCATCGGGGTCGGCGCGCTCATGGTGATCTATGTGTCGTTGGGAGGGATGCGGGCCACCACCTGGATCCAGATCGTGAAGGCGGTGCTGCTGCTCAGCGGCACGATCGCGCTGACGGTGCTCGTCCTGCTCCGCTTCCACGGCGACGTCGACCGCCTGCTGCTCACGGCCGCGGACCGCAGCGGTCACGGAAGGGCCTTCCTGGCGCCTGGCCTGAAGTACGGCGGCACATGGACCGCCCGCCTGGACTTCATCAGCCTGGGGCTCGCCCTCGTGCTGGGCACGGGGGGACTGCCGCACATCCTGTCCCGCTTCTACACCGTGCCCACCGCGCGGGCCGCCCGCCGTTCCGCGGTCTGGTCCATCGGGCTGATCGGCGGCTTCTACCTGATGACGATCGTCCTCGGCTTCGGTGCGGCCGCGGTGGTGGGGACGGATGCGGTGCGCGGTTCGAACGCGGCCGGGAACACGGCGGTGCCGCTGCTCGCCCTCGACCTGGGCGGCGGCGCGGGCTCCACCGGCGGAACGGTTCTGTTCGCGGTCGTAGCCGCCGTCGCCTTCGCCACGATCCTCGCCGTGGTGGCCGGCATCACGCTCGCCTCGTCGGCGTCGGTGGCGCACGACCTGTACGCCTCGCTGCGGCGCTCGCGCGGCACGGCACGCAGCGAGGTGGCCGTGGCGCGGTGGGCGGCGGTCGCCATCGGTGTCATGGCGATCGCGCTCGGGCTGCTGGCCCGTGACCTCAACGTCGCCTTCCTCGTCGGCCTCGCCTTCGCCGTCGCCGCGTCGGCGAATCTTCCGGTGCTGCTGTACTCGCTGTTCTGGCGCGGCTTCACCACGCGCGGCGCGGTGTGGGCCGTGTACGGCGGGCTGATCCCGGCGCTCGCACTGGTGCTGCTCTCCCCGGTGGTCTCCGGCAGCCCGTCCTCACTGTTCCCGGACGTCGACTTCCAGTACTTCCCGCTGCAGAACCCCGGCATCGTCTCCATCCCGCTCGGCTTCCTCGCCGGCTGGCTCGGCACGATCACCTCCGACGAGGTCGCCGACGAGGCCAAGTACGCCGAGACGGAGGTCCGGTCGCTGACCGGCGCCGGCGCCGCGTAG
- a CDS encoding ABC transporter substrate-binding protein → MRKTARYVSLAASGLLALSSLTACANDAASSTSADAGSKGDGQGTKVKIMVGGLDKVIYLPAMLTQRLGYFDSEGLDVELLSEPAGVQAETALVSGQVQGAVGFYDHTLDLQTKGKSVESVVQFSHAPGEVEVVSAEQAKDITAPKDFKGKKLGITGLGSSTDFLTKYLAVKNGLKVSDVTPVAVGAGPTFIAALQQGSIDAGMTTDPTVATILDKKAGKVLLDMRTPEGSQKALGGPYPSSSLYMQTDWVNGHKDTVQKLVNAFVKTLKWMSTHSADEIAAKMPADYSQGNKALYAQAIKSTLPMFTDDGVMPQGGPETVEKVLKAFNPNIKNAKVDLSRTYTTEFVDAAK, encoded by the coding sequence ATGCGCAAGACCGCCAGATACGTCTCCCTCGCCGCCTCCGGCCTGCTCGCCCTCTCCTCGCTCACTGCCTGCGCCAATGACGCGGCGAGCAGCACCTCCGCCGACGCCGGCAGCAAGGGCGACGGCCAGGGTACGAAGGTCAAGATCATGGTCGGTGGCCTGGACAAGGTCATCTATCTGCCGGCGATGCTGACCCAGCGGCTCGGCTACTTCGACTCCGAGGGCCTCGACGTGGAACTCCTCAGTGAGCCCGCCGGTGTCCAGGCCGAGACAGCGCTCGTCTCCGGCCAGGTCCAGGGCGCCGTCGGCTTCTACGACCACACTCTCGACCTGCAGACGAAGGGCAAGTCGGTGGAGTCCGTCGTGCAGTTCTCGCACGCGCCCGGCGAGGTGGAGGTCGTCTCCGCCGAGCAGGCGAAGGACATCACGGCACCGAAGGACTTCAAGGGCAAGAAGCTCGGTATCACCGGTCTCGGTTCCTCGACCGACTTCCTCACCAAGTACCTGGCGGTCAAGAACGGTCTGAAGGTCAGCGATGTCACCCCGGTCGCCGTGGGCGCGGGCCCGACCTTCATCGCCGCGTTGCAGCAGGGCTCGATCGACGCCGGTATGACGACGGACCCGACCGTCGCCACGATCCTCGACAAGAAGGCCGGGAAGGTCCTCCTCGACATGCGCACCCCCGAGGGTTCGCAGAAGGCGCTCGGAGGGCCGTACCCGTCGTCAAGTCTGTACATGCAGACGGACTGGGTGAACGGGCACAAGGACACCGTGCAGAAGTTGGTCAACGCATTCGTCAAGACACTCAAGTGGATGTCCACGCACAGCGCCGACGAGATCGCCGCCAAGATGCCCGCCGACTACTCCCAGGGCAACAAGGCGCTCTACGCGCAGGCCATCAAGAGCACCCTGCCGATGTTCACCGACGACGGCGTGATGCCCCAGGGCGGCCCCGAGACCGTTGAGAAGGTCCTCAAGGCGTTCAACCCCAACATCAAGAACGCCAAGGTCGACTTGAGCAGGACGTACACGACCGAGTTCGTCGACGCTGCCAAGTAG
- a CDS encoding ATP-binding protein, producing MSPTPPARRLRLGLPRRVFSQVLLMQVAIAAGVAVLATGLFLAPLSKQLDQEAERRALAIAQTTAQDPQIAEGVLTTPPTQNGPVQEEAERIRRATHAEYIVVMDRRGMRWSHTTLSEIGEHVSTDPKPALTGHEVMEIDNGTLGRSARGKVPLYDTHHRIIGAVSVGIAYDSVRARLISAIPGLFAYAGGALAVGALAAWLISRRVQRQTRDLAFSDISALLAEREAMLHGIREGVVALDRGGRVRLLNDEARRLLGIGDEAVGQTPDEALGAGRTTDVLAGRVTGTDLLTVRGQRVLVANRMPTDDGGAVATLRDRTELERLGRELDSTRGLIDALRAQDHEHANRMHTVLGLLELEMYDDAVEFVGEVVGDHRVTAEQVTEKIQDPLLAALLVGKATVAAERGVALWVSERTRLPDRLIDPRGLVTVVGNLVDNALDAVAGTLHARVEVELRTEGRTVVLKVCDTGPGIPADQRELVFTDGWSTKKPPAHGKRGLGLSLVRRLAERQGGSATVGEADGGGAEFTVVLPEALTEPELEPAVLGESSEPAAVAEEETR from the coding sequence ATGAGCCCCACTCCCCCCGCACGCCGTCTGCGCCTCGGTCTGCCGCGGCGGGTGTTCTCGCAGGTGCTGCTGATGCAGGTGGCGATCGCCGCGGGGGTCGCGGTGCTCGCGACCGGGCTGTTCCTGGCACCGCTGAGCAAGCAGCTGGACCAGGAGGCGGAACGGCGCGCGCTGGCCATCGCGCAGACGACGGCCCAGGACCCGCAGATCGCCGAGGGCGTGCTGACCACTCCGCCGACCCAGAACGGTCCGGTGCAGGAGGAGGCCGAGCGGATCCGGCGGGCCACGCACGCGGAGTACATCGTGGTGATGGACCGGCGGGGAATGCGCTGGTCGCACACCACCCTCTCGGAGATCGGCGAGCACGTCTCCACCGACCCCAAACCGGCCCTGACCGGTCATGAGGTCATGGAGATCGACAACGGCACCCTGGGCCGCTCCGCCCGCGGAAAGGTGCCCCTGTACGACACCCACCACCGCATCATCGGGGCGGTCTCGGTCGGTATCGCCTACGACAGCGTGCGGGCGCGGCTGATCAGCGCGATCCCGGGCCTGTTCGCATACGCCGGCGGCGCTCTCGCGGTGGGCGCGCTGGCCGCCTGGCTGATCTCCCGCCGGGTCCAGCGGCAGACCCGGGACCTGGCCTTCTCCGACATCTCGGCGCTGCTCGCGGAGCGTGAGGCGATGCTGCACGGCATCCGCGAGGGTGTGGTCGCCCTCGACCGCGGCGGCCGTGTCCGCCTGCTCAACGACGAGGCGCGGCGGCTGCTGGGCATCGGTGACGAGGCCGTCGGGCAGACCCCCGACGAGGCGCTCGGCGCGGGCCGTACGACGGACGTCCTGGCCGGCCGGGTGACGGGCACCGATCTGCTCACCGTGCGCGGCCAGCGGGTGCTGGTCGCCAACCGCATGCCCACCGACGACGGCGGCGCCGTGGCCACCCTGCGCGACCGCACCGAACTGGAGCGGCTGGGGCGTGAACTCGACTCCACGCGCGGGCTGATCGACGCCCTGCGCGCCCAGGACCACGAGCACGCCAACCGCATGCACACCGTGCTCGGACTGCTGGAGCTGGAGATGTACGACGACGCCGTGGAGTTCGTCGGCGAGGTGGTCGGCGACCACCGGGTCACCGCCGAGCAGGTCACCGAGAAGATCCAGGATCCCCTGCTCGCGGCGCTCCTGGTCGGCAAGGCGACCGTGGCGGCCGAGCGGGGCGTCGCGCTGTGGGTGTCGGAGCGCACCCGGCTGCCCGACCGGCTGATCGATCCGCGGGGTCTGGTCACGGTCGTGGGCAACCTGGTGGACAACGCCCTCGACGCGGTCGCCGGCACACTCCACGCGCGCGTGGAGGTCGAGTTGCGCACCGAGGGTCGTACGGTCGTCCTCAAGGTGTGCGACACGGGCCCCGGGATCCCTGCGGACCAGCGGGAGCTGGTCTTCACCGACGGCTGGTCCACCAAGAAGCCGCCCGCGCACGGCAAACGAGGCCTCGGGCTCTCGCTGGTGCGCCGGCTCGCCGAACGGCAGGGCGGGAGCGCGACGGTCGGCGAGGCGGACGGTGGCGGCGCGGAGTTCACCGTGGTCCTGCCGGAGGCGCTGACCGAGCCGGAGCTGGAACCCGCGGTGCTCGGGGAGTCGTCCGAGCCCGCTGCCGTCGCCGAGGAGGAGACGCGATGA
- a CDS encoding ABC transporter ATP-binding protein, with protein MSAHTSPAIELRGASKTFRTPSGGLHTAVRGLDLTVERGEFVAVVGPTGCGKSTTLTLVSGLEEPTEGEVLVAGEPVGGVGDKVGFVFQQDATFPWRTVLSNVMAGPRFRGVPKAEAREKAREWLARVGLAAFEDRYPHQLSGGQRKRVALAATFVNDPEILLMDEPFSALDVQTRALMSDELLELWEGTGASVVFVTHDLEESIALADKVVVMTAGPATVKQVFDIDLPRPRKVESVRLEPRFIEIYREIWESLGEEVRITRERGAAHVA; from the coding sequence ATGAGCGCACACACCAGCCCCGCCATCGAGCTGCGGGGCGCGAGCAAGACCTTCAGAACCCCGTCAGGGGGACTGCACACGGCCGTGCGCGGCCTGGACCTCACCGTCGAGCGGGGCGAGTTCGTGGCCGTCGTAGGACCGACCGGCTGCGGAAAGTCCACCACGCTGACGCTGGTCAGCGGCCTGGAGGAGCCCACCGAGGGTGAGGTGCTGGTGGCCGGCGAGCCGGTCGGCGGTGTCGGAGACAAGGTCGGCTTCGTCTTCCAGCAGGACGCCACCTTCCCGTGGCGCACGGTCCTGTCCAACGTCATGGCCGGCCCGCGCTTCCGGGGCGTGCCGAAGGCCGAGGCCAGGGAGAAGGCCCGGGAGTGGCTGGCCCGCGTCGGCCTCGCCGCCTTCGAGGACCGCTACCCGCACCAGCTCTCCGGCGGTCAGCGCAAGCGCGTCGCCCTCGCCGCCACCTTCGTCAACGACCCCGAGATCCTGCTGATGGACGAGCCGTTCTCGGCCCTGGACGTGCAGACCCGCGCGCTGATGTCGGACGAGCTGCTGGAGCTGTGGGAGGGCACGGGCGCCTCGGTCGTCTTCGTCACCCATGACCTGGAGGAGTCCATCGCGCTCGCCGACAAGGTCGTCGTGATGACCGCGGGCCCCGCGACCGTGAAGCAGGTCTTCGACATCGATCTGCCGCGGCCGCGCAAGGTCGAGTCGGTACGCCTCGAGCCGCGGTTCATCGAGATCTACCGCGAGATCTGGGAGTCCCTCGGCGAAGAGGTCCGCATCACCCGCGAGAGGGGTGCCGCTCATGTCGCCTGA
- a CDS encoding sensor histidine kinase, protein MKENAWTCWPSREALGRDGISRPRRAIAWSVRCLVIGMLLWGAYHQRHIGLWGGLAAMAGVLTTALLAWAFFRTTYQHRLVPSLALMAALMGIAVVGEATGFRGPALLIWCGCGIGALERLPLAAAAPVTSVGLAAYSAFNNDVWLTTAASVAGMALAGYVLRLDAEARGHAQQLLAQERAARAAEAESAALAERARIAREIHDVLAHSLSAQLVHLEAARLLIESGADQERILERVVAARGMARDGLAETRQALSALRGELTPLEDFLSELVSGTDGAQVTVTGERRPLPAEASQAVRRVAQEALTNVRKHAQGAQVHLRLDYSEREVTLDVRDWGGRPGELSESGAGYGLLGMRERAELLGGSLDARPDEEGFVVTLKVPV, encoded by the coding sequence GTGAAGGAGAACGCCTGGACATGCTGGCCGTCACGGGAGGCGCTCGGCCGCGACGGAATCTCCCGGCCCCGGCGCGCGATCGCCTGGTCCGTCAGGTGCCTGGTGATCGGCATGCTCCTGTGGGGGGCGTACCACCAGAGGCACATCGGCCTCTGGGGCGGACTCGCCGCGATGGCCGGGGTCCTCACCACCGCTCTGCTCGCCTGGGCCTTCTTCCGGACCACCTACCAGCACCGACTGGTGCCCTCCCTGGCGCTGATGGCCGCACTCATGGGCATCGCGGTCGTCGGTGAGGCCACGGGGTTCAGAGGACCGGCACTCCTGATCTGGTGCGGCTGCGGCATCGGCGCCCTGGAGCGGCTGCCGCTCGCGGCCGCGGCTCCGGTGACCTCGGTGGGTCTGGCGGCGTACTCCGCCTTCAACAACGACGTCTGGCTGACCACGGCCGCCTCGGTCGCGGGCATGGCCCTCGCCGGATACGTCCTGCGGCTGGACGCCGAAGCCCGCGGTCACGCGCAGCAACTGCTTGCCCAGGAGCGCGCCGCCCGGGCGGCCGAGGCGGAGTCGGCGGCGCTGGCCGAGAGAGCCCGTATCGCGCGGGAGATCCACGACGTGCTGGCCCACAGCCTCTCGGCGCAGCTGGTGCATCTGGAGGCCGCCCGGCTGCTGATCGAGAGCGGCGCGGACCAGGAACGCATCCTGGAGCGTGTGGTGGCCGCCCGGGGCATGGCCCGCGACGGACTCGCCGAGACCCGGCAGGCCCTGTCCGCACTCCGGGGCGAGCTGACCCCGCTGGAGGACTTCCTGAGTGAACTCGTCAGCGGGACCGACGGCGCGCAGGTCACTGTGACGGGTGAGCGAAGGCCCCTGCCGGCCGAGGCTTCCCAGGCCGTGCGCAGGGTCGCCCAGGAGGCGCTGACGAACGTCCGCAAGCACGCGCAGGGCGCCCAGGTGCACCTGCGGCTCGACTACAGCGAGCGCGAAGTGACGCTGGACGTACGGGACTGGGGCGGGCGGCCGGGCGAACTCTCCGAGTCCGGAGCCGGGTACGGTCTGCTGGGGATGCGCGAGCGGGCCGAGCTGCTGGGCGGCTCACTGGACGCGCGGCCGGACGAGGAGGGGTTCGTGGTGACGCTGAAGGTGCCTGTATGA
- a CDS encoding DUF485 domain-containing protein: MPYEDPWYDALACGWGELDSTGVPAPVVPSARGELSGATVRARDVYVEVQRSAAFQEVRTRYRRFVVPGVAAFLAWYVGFVVTATAAPGLMARPVTGAVNVAMVAGLGQFLTTFLLTWAYARHARLRRDRAALELRWDTQELAREARGGAS; this comes from the coding sequence ATGCCGTACGAAGACCCCTGGTACGACGCCCTGGCCTGCGGCTGGGGCGAGCTGGACAGCACCGGTGTGCCGGCGCCGGTGGTGCCGTCGGCCCGCGGGGAGCTGAGCGGAGCGACGGTTCGCGCTCGCGATGTGTACGTCGAGGTGCAGCGCAGCGCGGCCTTCCAGGAGGTACGCACCAGATACCGGAGGTTCGTCGTGCCGGGAGTCGCCGCCTTCCTCGCCTGGTACGTGGGCTTCGTGGTCACCGCCACGGCCGCCCCCGGGCTCATGGCCCGGCCCGTGACGGGCGCGGTGAACGTGGCCATGGTGGCCGGGCTGGGGCAGTTCCTCACCACGTTCCTGCTGACCTGGGCCTACGCCCGGCATGCGCGGCTCCGCCGGGACCGGGCGGCGCTGGAGCTGCGCTGGGACACCCAGGAACTGGCCCGCGAAGCGCGGGGAGGTGCCTCGTGA
- a CDS encoding DUF7342 family protein has product MIEVLVVDDDTRVARVNAAYVEKVPGFHVAGEAHSAAEALRQVERLPRLDLVLMDHYLPDDTGLAVVREMRRRGHQADVIMVTAARDVSTVQAAMRQGALQYLVKPFAFAGLRAKLEAYAQLRRTLDGGGEAEQAEVDRIFGALSAPSEPELPKGHSPTTAELVRQALMNAEGPLSAQEIAERTGVSRQTAQRYLKLLERTGRARLTLRYGDAGRPEHRYGWATRG; this is encoded by the coding sequence ATGATCGAGGTCCTGGTCGTAGACGACGACACCCGCGTCGCCCGGGTCAACGCCGCGTACGTGGAGAAGGTGCCGGGATTCCATGTCGCCGGCGAGGCACACAGCGCCGCGGAGGCGCTCCGGCAGGTGGAGAGGCTGCCGCGGCTGGACCTCGTCCTCATGGACCACTACCTGCCCGACGACACCGGTCTCGCGGTCGTCCGGGAGATGCGCCGGCGCGGCCACCAGGCGGACGTGATCATGGTGACGGCGGCGCGGGACGTGTCGACCGTCCAGGCCGCGATGCGGCAGGGGGCGCTGCAGTACCTGGTGAAACCGTTCGCCTTCGCCGGTCTGCGCGCCAAGCTGGAGGCGTACGCGCAGTTGCGGCGCACCCTGGACGGCGGCGGCGAGGCCGAACAGGCGGAGGTGGACCGCATCTTCGGCGCCCTGTCCGCTCCCTCGGAGCCGGAGCTGCCCAAGGGGCACTCCCCGACGACCGCCGAGCTGGTGCGCCAGGCGCTGATGAACGCCGAAGGGCCGCTGTCCGCCCAGGAGATCGCCGAGCGCACCGGGGTCAGCCGGCAGACGGCCCAGCGGTATCTGAAGCTCCTGGAGCGCACCGGCCGGGCCCGGCTGACCCTCAGGTACGGCGACGCGGGCCGCCCGGAACACCGTTACGGGTGGGCGACCCGCGGCTGA